The following are encoded in a window of Sminthopsis crassicaudata isolate SCR6 chromosome 3, ASM4859323v1, whole genome shotgun sequence genomic DNA:
- the GPR160 gene encoding putative G-protein coupled receptor 160, whose product MYVSPDNYTFPLPSSPGPPPLDPSCMVLSITLAKTFLNILVLAIRRKDTCCSLLECFCMSVVFVDFLLLVGLSFIAYFQDFALWGIRFTKYHICLLPQILSFAYGFLHCPVFLLAGVDHYLNITKTSKVSHFGRNLFYFFSVILIWIAVLAYVLGDSMIYISLSKQPLSSYQCPFYVSIQSYWLSLFMVGVLLVVFGTCWSEVLTLTQSLRVISYMKETALYFPLALDWDSTVICKKQLLTKLLICFLGTWLPFVFFQIIILFLDIRIPAYVDMNVPWLYFINSFLIAAVYWFRSHELKVTETILPMDPYVSWKFCFIPFTIDHTEKTEKTAAVMAC is encoded by the coding sequence atgtacgTTTCTCCGGACAATTACACCTTTCCGCTCCCATCATCTCCTGGGCCCCCACCTCTGGACCCCAGTTGCATGGTACTCTCCATCACACTGGCGAAAACTTTCCTCAACATCCTGGTGCTCGCCATTAGGAGAAAGGACACCTGCTGCAGCCTCCTGGAATGTTTCTGCATGTCCGTGGTCTTCGTTGACTTCTTGCTTCTGGTGGGCTTATCTTTTATAGCTTATTTCCAGGACTTTGCCCTCTGGGGCATTCGGTTTACAAAATACCACATCTGCCTCTTACCTCAGATTTTGTCCTTTGCCTATGGCTTCCTGCACTGCCCAGTCTTTCTTCTGGCCGGCGTGGATCACTACCTGAACATCACGAAGACATCGAAGGTTTCACACTTCGGCCGAaacctcttttatttcttttcagtcATTCTTATTTGGATCGCAGTCCTCGCCTATGTTTTGGGAGACTCCATGATCTACATAAGCCTGAGTAAACAGCCCCTTTCTTCCTACCAGTGCCCTTTCTATGTTAGCATCCAAAGCTACTGGCTGTCCCTTTTCATGGTAGGGGTTCTCCTGGTGGTTTTCGGAACTTGTTGGTCTGAAGTCTTGACTCTGACTCAGTCCCTTCGTGTCATTTCCTATATGAAGGAGACTGCCTTGTATTTTCCCCTTGCACTGGACTGGGATTCCACGGTCATCTGTAAAAAGCAGCTCTTGACCAAGCTTTTGATCTGCTTTCTTGGAACGTGGCtcccatttgttttctttcagataATCATTCTGTTTCTAGACATACGGATTCCAGCCTATGTGGACATGAATGTCCCCTGGTTGTATTTTATTAACAGTTTTCTCATTGCTGCAGTTTACTGGTTTAGGAGTCATGAGCTTAAGGTAACAGAAACAATTTTACCCATGGACCCATATGTCAGCTGGAAGTTCTGCTTTATTCCGTTCACAATTGATCatacagagaaaacagaaaaaactgCAGCAGTAATGGCCTGTTAA